A part of Microbacterium atlanticum genomic DNA contains:
- a CDS encoding ATP-binding cassette domain-containing protein has product MASHVADSHEVIRVVGARENNLKNVSVEIPKRRLTVFTGVSGSGKSSLVFGTIANESQRLINETYPTFVQQFMGQLSRPEVDALENVSPAIIVDQERMGANARSTVGTATDAHAMLRLLFSRIGSPHVGSPQAFSFNIPSVSGAGAVTFEKAGKKVKERRSFEVTGGMCPRCEGLGEVSDVDLDELYDRTKSLAGGALKIPGYSVDGWMVKAYTESGFVDPAKPIQDYSEQERADFLYKEPTKVKIAGINMTYEGLVPKLTKSMLQKDRDSLQPHIRAFVDRAVKFLPCPECGGTRLNEGARSSKINGISIADAAAMQITDLAAWLDTVDDPSVAPLMVGLRQTIASFIDIGLGYLSLDRASGTLSGGEAQRTKMIRHLGSPLTDISYVFDEPTAGLHPHDIARMNRLLQQLRDKGNTVLVVEHKPEVIEIADHIVDLGPGAGRAGGEVQYEGDVAGLRTSGTITGRHLDDRARLKRSTRGRAGALEIRGATQHNLKNVDVDIPLGILTVVTGVAGSGKSSLIHGNVPAFDDVVVVDQSPIKGNRRSSPATYTGILDTVRSAFAKANGVKPALFSANSEGACPACRGLGVIITNLGFTQTVETLCELCEGSGFSDEVLEYTLDGKNIAEVLAMSADEASVFFAKGPAHTILTRMIDVGLGYLTLGQALNTLSGGERQRLKLAISMAKKGAVYVLDEPTTGLHLADVDNMLGMLDRLVEAGNSVIVIEHHQAVMAHADWIIDLGPGAGHDGGEVVFEGTPADLVATADTLTARHLREYVGASLSFPAGG; this is encoded by the coding sequence ATGGCATCTCATGTCGCCGATTCGCACGAGGTCATCCGCGTCGTCGGAGCCCGCGAGAACAACCTCAAGAACGTCTCCGTCGAGATCCCGAAGCGCCGCCTCACGGTCTTCACGGGCGTCAGCGGGTCGGGCAAGTCGTCGCTGGTGTTCGGGACCATCGCGAACGAGTCGCAGCGCCTCATCAACGAGACGTATCCGACGTTCGTGCAGCAGTTCATGGGGCAGCTCAGCCGCCCCGAGGTCGACGCGCTCGAGAACGTGAGCCCGGCGATCATCGTCGACCAGGAGCGCATGGGCGCCAACGCCCGCTCCACCGTGGGCACCGCGACCGACGCCCACGCCATGCTGCGGCTGCTGTTCAGCCGCATCGGCTCGCCGCACGTCGGCTCGCCGCAGGCCTTCTCGTTCAACATCCCGTCGGTGTCGGGTGCCGGTGCCGTCACTTTCGAGAAGGCCGGCAAGAAGGTCAAGGAGCGCCGATCGTTCGAAGTGACGGGCGGAATGTGCCCGCGGTGCGAGGGGCTCGGCGAGGTGAGCGACGTCGACCTCGACGAGCTGTACGACCGGACCAAGTCGCTCGCGGGCGGCGCCCTGAAGATCCCGGGCTACAGCGTCGACGGCTGGATGGTGAAGGCGTACACCGAGTCCGGCTTCGTCGACCCCGCCAAGCCCATCCAGGACTACTCCGAGCAGGAGCGCGCGGACTTCCTCTACAAGGAGCCGACGAAGGTCAAGATCGCCGGGATCAACATGACCTATGAGGGCCTGGTCCCCAAGCTGACGAAGTCCATGCTGCAGAAGGACCGCGACTCGCTGCAGCCGCACATCCGCGCGTTCGTGGACCGCGCGGTGAAGTTCCTGCCGTGCCCCGAGTGCGGCGGCACGCGGCTCAACGAGGGGGCACGGTCGTCGAAGATCAACGGGATCAGCATCGCGGATGCCGCGGCCATGCAGATCACCGATCTCGCGGCGTGGCTCGACACCGTCGACGACCCGTCGGTCGCCCCGCTCATGGTCGGCCTGCGCCAGACGATCGCGTCGTTCATCGACATCGGCCTCGGCTACCTGTCGCTGGACCGCGCCTCGGGCACGCTGTCGGGCGGCGAGGCGCAGCGCACGAAGATGATCCGGCACCTCGGGTCCCCCCTCACCGACATCAGCTACGTCTTCGACGAGCCGACGGCGGGATTGCACCCCCACGACATCGCCCGCATGAACCGGCTGCTGCAGCAGCTGCGCGACAAGGGCAACACGGTGCTCGTCGTGGAGCACAAGCCCGAGGTCATCGAGATCGCCGACCACATCGTCGACCTCGGTCCCGGCGCCGGTCGTGCGGGCGGCGAAGTGCAGTACGAGGGCGATGTCGCCGGACTGCGCACGTCGGGCACCATCACGGGCCGTCACCTCGACGACCGCGCCCGGCTCAAGCGCTCGACCCGCGGGCGCGCCGGTGCGCTCGAGATCCGCGGCGCGACGCAGCACAACCTCAAGAACGTCGACGTCGACATCCCGCTCGGCATCCTCACGGTCGTGACGGGGGTCGCCGGTTCCGGAAAGTCGTCGCTCATCCACGGCAACGTGCCGGCGTTCGACGACGTCGTGGTCGTGGACCAGTCGCCCATCAAGGGCAACCGGCGGTCGAGCCCGGCGACCTACACCGGCATCCTCGACACCGTCCGTTCGGCCTTCGCGAAGGCCAACGGCGTCAAGCCCGCCCTCTTCAGCGCCAACTCCGAGGGGGCATGTCCCGCGTGCCGAGGCCTGGGCGTCATCATCACGAACCTCGGATTCACGCAGACCGTCGAGACCCTGTGCGAGCTGTGCGAGGGCTCGGGCTTCAGCGACGAGGTGCTCGAGTACACCCTCGACGGCAAGAACATCGCCGAGGTGCTGGCGATGTCGGCCGACGAGGCATCCGTCTTCTTCGCCAAAGGTCCCGCGCACACGATCCTCACCCGCATGATCGACGTGGGACTCGGATACCTCACCCTCGGGCAGGCGCTCAACACGCTGTCGGGCGGCGAGCGGCAGCGTCTGAAGCTCGCGATCTCGATGGCGAAGAAGGGGGCGGTCTACGTCCTCGACGAGCCGACGACGGGTCTTCATCTCGCCGATGTCGACAACATGCTGGGAATGCTCGACCGCCTCGTGGAGGCGGGCAACAGCGTCATCGTGATCGAGCACCATCAGGCCGTCATGGCGCACGCCGACTGGATCATCGATCTCGGTCCGGGCGCCGGGCACGACGGTGGCGAGGTGGTGTTCGAGGGCACTCCGGCCGACCTCGTCGCGACCGCCGACACCCTGACCGCCCGGCATCTGCGCGAGTACGTCGGCGCTTCGCTGAGCTTTCCGGCGGGTGGGTGA
- a CDS encoding DUF58 domain-containing protein, with protein sequence MATEALGQATVAEDRRAQQGELALAALRRAGAVLGRVFGVVRPAAWVLILGAIALWVFGQALGWWELTAAAVVVAAVLVLCLLFLIGRTAYDVSLDLNRTRVVVGERAVGALTLANTGSRAILPSRVVLPVGNGRGVFDVNRLAAGESAEELFAIPTTRRAVVKVGPVSVVRGDPLGLFERVHRRDEPVDLFVHPRTVLFDGQSLGFLRDLEGLPAADLSPDDVSFHALREYQPGDDLRHVHWKSTARTGHMMVRQYEETRRSHFVIGLSTNPADYRDDEEFELAISAAGSLGLRALRDSHRVEVRVQERALPSGTGKQFLDSLSALQASKPRGGRIVELAGSVAASLPLASVVVLVCGSRVDANDLRTACSRLPFGARVLAVVAASSQTSPSLRRIGEADVVTLGTLEQLPRALRKVLA encoded by the coding sequence ATGGCGACGGAGGCACTCGGGCAGGCGACGGTCGCAGAGGATCGGCGCGCGCAGCAGGGCGAGCTGGCGCTCGCCGCGCTGCGGCGCGCCGGTGCCGTGCTCGGCCGCGTCTTCGGGGTCGTGCGCCCCGCCGCCTGGGTGCTGATCCTCGGCGCGATCGCGCTGTGGGTCTTCGGGCAGGCGCTCGGGTGGTGGGAGCTGACCGCCGCCGCGGTCGTGGTGGCCGCCGTGCTCGTGCTCTGCCTGCTGTTCCTCATCGGGCGCACCGCGTACGACGTCTCGCTGGACCTCAACCGCACCCGGGTGGTCGTCGGCGAGCGTGCCGTGGGAGCGCTGACGCTCGCGAACACGGGCTCCCGCGCGATCCTGCCGTCGCGCGTGGTGCTGCCCGTCGGCAACGGGCGCGGCGTGTTCGACGTCAACCGGCTCGCGGCCGGTGAGTCCGCCGAGGAGCTCTTCGCCATCCCCACCACCCGCCGGGCGGTGGTCAAGGTCGGACCGGTCAGCGTCGTGCGCGGCGATCCCCTCGGCCTCTTCGAGCGCGTGCACCGCCGGGACGAACCCGTCGACCTCTTCGTGCACCCGCGCACCGTGCTGTTCGACGGCCAGTCGCTCGGCTTCCTCCGCGACCTGGAGGGCCTTCCCGCCGCCGATCTCTCGCCCGACGACGTGTCGTTCCATGCCCTGCGCGAGTACCAGCCGGGCGACGACCTGCGGCACGTGCACTGGAAGTCGACGGCGCGCACCGGCCACATGATGGTCCGGCAGTACGAGGAGACCCGTCGCTCCCACTTCGTCATCGGGCTGTCGACGAACCCTGCGGACTACCGCGACGACGAGGAGTTCGAGCTCGCGATCTCGGCGGCCGGCTCGCTGGGCCTGCGGGCGCTGCGCGACTCGCACCGTGTCGAGGTGCGGGTGCAGGAGCGCGCGCTCCCGTCCGGCACGGGCAAGCAGTTCCTCGACTCGCTGTCGGCGCTGCAGGCGTCCAAGCCGCGCGGCGGACGCATCGTCGAGCTCGCCGGCTCGGTCGCCGCCAGCCTGCCGCTGGCCAGCGTGGTGGTGCTGGTCTGCGGCAGCCGCGTCGACGCCAACGACCTGCGCACCGCGTGCAGCCGCCTGCCGTTCGGCGCGCGCGTGCTCGCCGTCGTCGCCGCGTCGTCGCAGACGTCACCGTCGCTCCGGCGCATCGGGGAGGCCGATGTGGTCACCCTCGGCACGCTCGAGCAGCTGCCGCGCGCGCTGCGGAAGGTGCTGGCATGA
- a CDS encoding Ig-like domain-containing protein, protein MRSFAWLRARPRAFASAGAVTAAAVTLTTLAFVYQGVPTTEVDLHDGGVWVTKQSSLMVGHFNHESQVLDGGLRTTSDDYDILQSGSDVLLVDKANSAVSVIDPGMVALAGAASLPGDAEVALGGSTVAILDRASGDVWVLPVESAGTFQIEGSDPVANAGKGADAAVGVDGVVYVASSETAELITIRMGTDDTPEEPVRTGLAGIDDTAELSVTAVADKPVVLDASTGTVIADGRETVVDGGRGAVLQQPSAAADAVSLSTESALVRVPFDGSEPAALPAGGDGAPAEPVWLEGCAYAAWSGSGRFVRDCAGDADDLTVGIEGIEPTSLLKFRVNRDVVVLNDVIGGATWMAAEDMQRVDNWDDITPPEGETEDSEQTTEETTETVLPERSEVNTPPDANDDDLGVRPGRTTILPIMDNDSDPDGDVLTARVLDGDPSIGEVQSIDNGRSLQIAVAEDASGSASFAYEISDGRGGTDTARVALAVRGWDVNAAPVQKRVTTVAVEAGGTITYNVLPDWIDPDGDDVFLGSVAPAEGDEADFTSDGRITYRAVGGTQGRKDVEITVSDGSDVAVGIIRFDVRPVGSIDPVTNADYIAVRTGQTATVAPLANDVGAGREPLRLARVDPVSGADIVPDYANKTFTFRSATPGTYYVQYMVAAGAAGVPGIVRVDVLPEGDTELPPVAVRDVALLPSGGEVLVNVLTNDSDPSGGILVVQSVTVEPNSGIAVAVLNHETLRISDQAALSEQVRITYRISNGSQSAEGDVIVIPIPAPSQLRPPVANDDQVVVRAGDVVTIPVLDNDYHPNGDAIHVAPDLIPPLVEPEDGEIFVSQDTVRFRATDEPGTVYATYEAVDSTGQKDAGYITIQVLPVNADTNAAPRPRDLTARVLGGSRVRIAVPLDGIDSDGDSVQLMGLASSPGKGRVVETGSDYLIYEAFDETAGVDAFTYRVRDRLGAEATASIRVGIAPPEGVNQAPYAVKDAVLMRPGRAVAVPVLANDSDPDGDEFGLIRDGLILPDVPGLKAKVDGNRVVVTSPSEPVETSLQYTIRDARGAEAKAVLQITVAEDVPLQRPIARDDYVRAADVEDGVVDLEVLANDEDPDGTVDDLELTVADADARVLADGTVRITLGDRDRLAGYTITDRDGNEASAFIHIPALSSLPPTLISTDPVEVESGETVELPLGEHVRAAGGGTVIITEAAKVTAAHSDGSSLVKDQTTLVYTSSAGYFGPDAITFEVTDGEGPDDPQGRKATLTLPITVLPPENQQPAFVNGQMDVAPGEDPAVLDLAGLTTDPDPEDADRLRFEIVGGSPSGMTARIEGAELQVSAAADTRKGTGATIELRITDGTTDPIEGSVSVRVIASTRELPTANDDIVPEADQGRTVSVPVLENDVNPFPDTPLKITTALVETGQGDVDFAGSDVRVTPDAKFFGTMVVRYRVQDATGDPDREVEGRIRLTVQGKPDAPGTPVVSSVQDRTVVLSWTPPANNGAEIERYLVTSTAGNYEKECLATTCTLDGLTNNVEYNFVVVAENRVGPSDPSAPSETARPDARPDTPAAPALQFGDRSLTVSWATPTTPGSPVEKYTLEISPAPPSGMSQKADVVGNSLVWDGLQNGVAYQVRVQAHNRAPEPSSWSTWSVSEIPARAPDAPGAPSVNRLDPVGDQAQLEVVWNPPADNGDAISSYELQVLQGSSVVRTITGIPGSQTRQAVNVTTSTTDYTFRVRASNKAGWGEWGASSAPRRAFGVPGAPTNVQASTPRGDSTIDVTFTPAAGNGANAGELQYEYSLNGGGWQAFSGRTIGGVGNGTTYTVRLRAYTALDGVRYNGDPSAQSNGAVPYGPVRNPGVSATRDGTNITFQWSAPAENGRRITQMQIRIDGGGWQNVANNGSRTNSYGYSERHTIDARAQDAEGQWSNVVSDAATTVDRPRPTAQTVKGASGSWGDCSSASCAYMAVDVTNFPAGNYRLQCNDGNSSWGGGSTTWVPANGRARANCYHGYPGARVWVTIVGWGDAAPMNWY, encoded by the coding sequence ATGAGGTCTTTCGCATGGCTTCGCGCGCGCCCGCGCGCCTTCGCGTCGGCAGGCGCGGTCACAGCCGCAGCGGTGACGCTCACCACCCTCGCCTTCGTCTACCAGGGCGTTCCCACTACCGAGGTCGACCTCCACGACGGCGGCGTGTGGGTGACGAAGCAGTCGAGCCTCATGGTCGGGCACTTCAATCACGAGTCGCAGGTGCTCGACGGCGGACTGCGCACCACCAGCGACGACTACGACATCCTGCAGTCCGGCTCCGACGTGCTCCTCGTCGACAAGGCGAACTCGGCGGTCAGCGTGATCGACCCGGGCATGGTGGCGCTCGCGGGGGCAGCGAGCCTGCCCGGCGATGCCGAGGTCGCACTCGGCGGGTCCACCGTGGCGATCCTCGATCGGGCATCGGGCGACGTCTGGGTGCTTCCCGTCGAGAGCGCCGGCACCTTCCAGATCGAGGGGTCCGACCCGGTCGCCAACGCCGGGAAGGGGGCGGATGCCGCGGTCGGCGTCGACGGCGTCGTCTACGTCGCCTCCTCCGAGACCGCCGAGCTCATCACGATCCGCATGGGCACCGACGACACCCCCGAAGAGCCGGTGCGCACCGGGCTCGCGGGCATCGACGACACGGCGGAGCTGAGCGTCACGGCCGTCGCCGACAAGCCCGTCGTGCTGGACGCGTCGACCGGCACGGTGATCGCCGACGGGCGTGAGACCGTCGTCGACGGGGGACGCGGCGCCGTGCTTCAGCAGCCGTCCGCGGCGGCGGACGCCGTCTCGCTGTCGACCGAGTCCGCGCTCGTGCGCGTGCCGTTCGACGGCTCCGAGCCCGCTGCCCTCCCCGCCGGCGGGGACGGCGCGCCGGCCGAGCCGGTGTGGCTCGAGGGCTGCGCCTACGCGGCCTGGAGCGGCTCGGGTCGTTTCGTGCGCGACTGCGCGGGTGATGCCGACGACCTCACCGTCGGCATCGAGGGCATCGAACCGACCTCCCTGCTGAAGTTCCGGGTGAATCGCGACGTCGTCGTGCTCAACGACGTCATCGGCGGCGCGACCTGGATGGCCGCGGAGGACATGCAGCGGGTCGACAACTGGGATGACATCACCCCGCCGGAAGGTGAGACCGAGGACAGCGAGCAGACGACCGAGGAGACCACCGAGACGGTGCTGCCCGAGCGGTCGGAGGTGAACACCCCGCCCGACGCCAACGACGACGATCTCGGCGTCCGGCCCGGGCGCACGACGATCCTGCCCATCATGGACAACGACAGCGACCCGGACGGCGACGTGCTGACCGCGCGCGTGCTCGACGGCGATCCGTCCATCGGCGAGGTGCAGTCGATCGACAACGGCCGGTCGCTGCAGATTGCGGTGGCGGAGGATGCCTCAGGCTCGGCATCGTTCGCCTACGAGATCTCGGACGGCCGCGGCGGCACCGACACCGCCCGCGTCGCCCTCGCGGTGCGCGGGTGGGACGTCAACGCCGCGCCGGTGCAGAAGCGGGTCACCACCGTCGCCGTCGAGGCCGGGGGCACGATCACCTACAACGTGCTGCCCGACTGGATCGACCCCGATGGCGACGACGTCTTCCTGGGGTCGGTCGCGCCGGCCGAGGGTGATGAGGCCGACTTCACCTCCGACGGCCGCATCACCTACCGCGCGGTGGGCGGCACCCAGGGGCGCAAGGACGTCGAGATCACGGTGTCGGACGGCTCCGACGTCGCCGTCGGCATCATCCGCTTCGACGTGCGGCCCGTGGGATCGATCGACCCGGTGACCAACGCCGACTACATCGCGGTGCGCACCGGACAGACCGCGACCGTCGCCCCTCTCGCCAACGACGTCGGGGCCGGCCGCGAGCCGCTGCGCCTGGCACGCGTAGACCCCGTCTCGGGCGCCGACATCGTGCCCGACTACGCCAACAAGACGTTCACCTTCCGCTCGGCGACGCCGGGGACCTACTACGTGCAGTACATGGTCGCCGCGGGCGCGGCGGGCGTCCCCGGCATCGTGCGCGTCGACGTGCTGCCCGAGGGAGACACCGAGCTCCCGCCCGTCGCGGTGCGCGACGTCGCGCTCCTGCCGAGCGGCGGCGAGGTGCTCGTCAACGTGCTCACCAACGACTCCGACCCGTCCGGCGGCATCCTGGTCGTGCAGTCGGTCACCGTCGAACCCAACTCGGGCATCGCGGTCGCGGTGCTCAACCACGAGACCCTGCGGATCAGCGACCAGGCCGCGCTCTCGGAGCAGGTGCGGATCACGTACCGCATCTCCAACGGCTCCCAGTCGGCCGAGGGCGACGTCATCGTCATCCCGATCCCCGCACCCTCGCAGCTGCGGCCGCCGGTGGCCAACGACGACCAGGTCGTCGTGCGCGCCGGCGACGTCGTGACGATCCCCGTCCTCGACAACGACTACCACCCCAACGGCGACGCCATCCACGTCGCCCCCGACCTCATTCCGCCGCTGGTGGAGCCGGAGGACGGCGAGATCTTCGTCTCGCAGGACACCGTCCGCTTCCGCGCAACGGACGAGCCCGGCACCGTCTACGCCACCTACGAGGCCGTCGACAGCACGGGGCAGAAGGACGCCGGGTACATCACCATCCAGGTGCTGCCGGTGAACGCCGACACGAACGCCGCCCCACGCCCCCGCGACCTGACCGCCCGCGTGCTCGGCGGCAGCCGCGTGCGCATCGCCGTCCCCCTGGACGGCATCGACTCCGACGGCGACTCGGTGCAGCTCATGGGCCTGGCGTCCTCGCCGGGCAAGGGACGCGTCGTCGAGACCGGCTCGGACTACCTCATCTACGAGGCATTCGACGAGACCGCGGGGGTGGATGCCTTCACCTACCGTGTCCGCGACCGCCTGGGCGCCGAGGCGACCGCGTCGATCCGCGTCGGCATCGCCCCGCCCGAGGGCGTCAACCAGGCGCCGTACGCGGTCAAGGACGCGGTGCTGATGCGCCCCGGCCGTGCGGTCGCGGTGCCGGTCCTCGCGAACGACTCCGACCCCGACGGTGACGAGTTCGGGCTGATCCGCGACGGGCTGATCCTGCCCGACGTCCCGGGTCTCAAGGCGAAGGTCGACGGCAACCGCGTCGTCGTCACCTCACCGTCCGAGCCCGTCGAGACCTCGCTGCAGTACACGATCCGCGACGCGCGCGGCGCCGAGGCGAAGGCGGTGCTGCAGATCACGGTGGCAGAAGACGTCCCGCTGCAGCGCCCCATCGCCCGCGACGACTACGTCCGCGCCGCCGACGTCGAGGACGGCGTCGTCGACCTCGAGGTGCTCGCCAACGACGAGGACCCCGACGGGACCGTCGACGATCTCGAGCTGACGGTCGCCGACGCCGACGCCCGCGTCCTCGCGGACGGCACCGTGCGCATCACGCTCGGCGACCGCGACCGCCTCGCCGGCTACACCATCACCGACCGCGACGGGAACGAGGCATCCGCCTTCATCCACATCCCCGCGCTGTCGTCGCTTCCGCCGACCCTCATCAGCACGGACCCGGTCGAGGTCGAGAGCGGCGAGACCGTCGAACTGCCCCTGGGGGAGCACGTGCGTGCGGCCGGCGGCGGCACGGTGATCATCACCGAGGCGGCCAAGGTCACGGCGGCGCACAGCGACGGATCGTCGCTCGTGAAGGATCAGACGACGCTCGTGTACACCTCGTCGGCCGGCTACTTCGGGCCCGACGCGATCACCTTCGAGGTGACCGACGGAGAGGGCCCCGACGACCCGCAGGGCCGCAAGGCGACGCTGACGCTGCCGATCACGGTGCTCCCGCCCGAGAACCAGCAGCCCGCCTTCGTCAACGGGCAGATGGATGTCGCGCCCGGTGAGGACCCGGCCGTGCTCGATCTCGCGGGGCTCACCACCGACCCCGATCCGGAGGACGCCGACCGGCTGCGGTTCGAGATCGTCGGGGGGTCGCCCAGCGGCATGACGGCGCGCATCGAGGGCGCCGAGCTGCAGGTCAGCGCGGCCGCCGACACCCGGAAGGGCACCGGCGCCACGATCGAGCTGCGCATCACCGACGGCACGACGGATCCGATCGAGGGCTCCGTGAGCGTGCGCGTCATCGCGTCGACGCGCGAGCTTCCCACGGCGAACGATGACATCGTGCCGGAGGCCGACCAGGGCAGGACCGTGTCGGTGCCGGTGCTCGAGAACGACGTGAACCCCTTCCCGGACACCCCGCTGAAGATCACCACCGCGCTCGTGGAGACCGGGCAGGGCGACGTCGACTTCGCCGGCAGCGATGTGCGGGTCACGCCCGACGCGAAGTTCTTCGGGACCATGGTGGTCCGCTACCGCGTGCAGGATGCGACCGGCGACCCCGACCGCGAGGTCGAGGGACGCATCCGCCTCACCGTGCAGGGCAAGCCCGACGCTCCCGGCACGCCCGTGGTCTCCAGCGTGCAGGACCGCACCGTCGTGCTGTCGTGGACGCCCCCGGCGAACAACGGCGCCGAGATCGAGCGCTACCTCGTCACCTCCACAGCGGGGAACTACGAGAAGGAGTGCCTCGCCACGACGTGCACGCTGGACGGTCTCACCAACAACGTCGAGTACAACTTCGTCGTCGTCGCCGAGAACCGCGTCGGCCCGTCCGACCCGTCGGCGCCGTCCGAGACCGCGCGTCCCGATGCCCGGCCCGACACCCCCGCCGCCCCTGCGCTGCAGTTCGGCGACCGCAGCCTCACGGTGTCGTGGGCGACCCCCACCACGCCGGGCTCTCCGGTGGAGAAGTACACCCTCGAGATCTCGCCCGCCCCGCCGTCGGGGATGAGCCAGAAGGCCGATGTGGTGGGCAACTCCCTGGTGTGGGACGGCCTGCAGAACGGCGTCGCCTACCAGGTGCGCGTGCAGGCGCACAACCGCGCGCCCGAGCCATCGAGCTGGAGCACGTGGTCGGTGAGCGAGATCCCGGCGCGCGCGCCGGACGCCCCCGGCGCGCCCTCGGTGAACCGCCTCGACCCGGTCGGCGACCAGGCGCAGCTGGAAGTCGTGTGGAACCCGCCCGCCGACAACGGCGACGCGATCTCGAGCTACGAGCTGCAGGTGCTGCAGGGCTCCTCGGTCGTGCGGACGATCACCGGCATCCCCGGCTCGCAGACCCGCCAGGCAGTCAATGTCACCACCTCGACGACGGACTACACGTTCCGGGTCCGCGCCTCGAACAAGGCTGGCTGGGGCGAGTGGGGCGCGTCCTCGGCTCCCCGTCGCGCGTTCGGCGTGCCGGGCGCCCCGACGAACGTGCAGGCATCCACTCCGCGCGGCGACAGCACGATCGACGTGACGTTCACACCCGCGGCCGGAAACGGTGCGAACGCCGGCGAGCTGCAGTACGAGTACTCGCTCAACGGCGGCGGATGGCAGGCGTTCAGCGGTCGCACCATCGGGGGCGTCGGCAACGGCACCACGTACACCGTGCGGCTGCGCGCCTACACCGCACTGGACGGCGTGCGCTACAACGGCGACCCGTCCGCGCAGTCGAACGGGGCGGTGCCGTACGGGCCGGTGCGCAATCCCGGCGTCTCGGCGACGCGGGACGGCACGAACATCACGTTCCAGTGGAGCGCACCCGCCGAGAACGGCCGCAGGATCACGCAGATGCAGATCCGCATCGACGGCGGCGGCTGGCAGAACGTCGCGAACAACGGCTCCCGCACCAACAGCTACGGCTACAGCGAGCGCCACACGATCGACGCGCGCGCGCAGGATGCCGAGGGCCAGTGGAGCAACGTCGTCTCGGATGCCGCGACCACCGTGGACCGCCCGCGGCCGACGGCGCAGACGGTCAAGGGCGCGTCCGGCAGCTGGGGCGACTGCTCGTCGGCATCGTGCGCCTACATGGCTGTCGACGTGACGAACTTCCCGGCCGGCAATTACCGTCTGCAGTGCAACGACGGCAACAGCTCGTGGGGTGGCGGCAGCACGACGTGGGTGCCGGCGAACGGCCGAGCCCGCGCGAACTGCTACCACGGCTACCCCGGCGCCCGTGTCTGGGTGACCATCGTGGGCTGGGGCGACGCCGCGCCGATGAACTGGTACTAG
- a CDS encoding AAA family ATPase produces MTMTPEQAAWFQSTFARLVDNVDQALMGKREVVGLVLSAMLAEGHVLLEDAPGTGKTSLAKALAATVQGTSSRIQFTPDLLPSDVTGVTIYDQASHRFEFHRGPVFASIVLADEINRASPKTQSALLEVMEESRVTVDGVAHDVGRPFLVIATQNPIEQAGTYKLPEAQLDRFLVKTSIGYPDLAVAERILAGAADRNPSAHLPAIITTGAVADMADLAATVHVDPAVLRYTAQLAEATRDDAATRLGVSVRGSLAMIRVAKVYAAAQGRHFVLPDDVKALVAPVWTHRIVLDPEAEFAGTTAETVVARVLDAVAAPQARSAA; encoded by the coding sequence ATGACGATGACCCCCGAACAGGCGGCCTGGTTCCAGAGCACCTTCGCGCGACTGGTCGACAACGTCGATCAGGCCCTGATGGGCAAGCGCGAGGTGGTGGGCCTGGTGCTCTCGGCCATGCTCGCCGAGGGCCACGTGCTGCTCGAGGATGCCCCTGGCACCGGCAAGACCAGCCTGGCCAAGGCGCTCGCGGCCACCGTGCAGGGGACGAGCAGCCGCATCCAGTTCACGCCGGACCTCCTCCCCTCGGACGTCACCGGCGTCACGATCTACGACCAGGCCTCACACCGGTTCGAGTTCCACCGCGGTCCGGTCTTCGCCTCGATCGTGCTCGCCGACGAGATCAACCGCGCGTCGCCCAAGACCCAGTCGGCGCTGCTGGAGGTGATGGAGGAGTCTCGGGTCACCGTCGACGGCGTCGCCCACGACGTCGGCCGGCCGTTCCTCGTGATCGCGACCCAGAACCCGATCGAGCAGGCCGGCACCTACAAGCTGCCCGAGGCGCAGCTGGACCGCTTCCTGGTGAAGACGTCGATCGGCTACCCCGACCTCGCGGTGGCCGAGCGCATCCTCGCCGGCGCGGCCGACCGCAACCCGTCGGCCCACCTGCCCGCGATCATCACGACGGGCGCCGTCGCCGACATGGCCGATCTCGCCGCGACGGTGCACGTCGACCCCGCCGTGCTGCGCTACACCGCGCAGCTGGCCGAGGCGACGCGCGACGACGCCGCGACGCGATTGGGCGTCTCGGTCCGCGGCTCGCTGGCGATGATCCGCGTCGCCAAGGTCTACGCCGCCGCGCAGGGTCGCCACTTCGTGCTGCCCGACGACGTCAAGGCGCTCGTCGCGCCGGTGTGGACCCACCGCATCGTGCTCGACCCCGAGGCCGAGTTCGCCGGAACGACGGCCGAGACCGTCGTCGCACGCGTGCTGGACGCCGTCGCCGCACCGCAGGCGAGGTCCGCGGCCTGA